The Ornithodoros turicata isolate Travis chromosome 7, ASM3712646v1, whole genome shotgun sequence genome includes a region encoding these proteins:
- the LOC135400576 gene encoding uncharacterized protein LOC135400576, producing the protein MLFVAFSVPALTHSSFPVRITVFGSSLALPQLVLNNVAQTLQTATGSRPVCVTSTGERGVCVRSETCDREAGISFGACSDQVSVCCIRTPKRTVVTCGATVGEDDVVFQNAEYPNDRVQFGQCQITIKAKPEVCQLRIDFQDFILGPPQTCGPKAGYCLDDAFTVTSGVGGASMPVLCGHNAGQHMYVDVSLTAQALLAIQMSPQKQFSRRWSIRITQISCWSPTLAPDGCLQYHTKASDVITSFNFVRRPTGFHYFANLHYTICIRRQLGFCSVVYREDAAAGFSLSPMLDRQCRDAYLLVPTGSSGPVASGNVGDRFCGTRLGTIASDLGPFHVSFITSSRIGFQDCPCRRDDGGLFAPGPQAPAVTAIPLGADATGPAAPDTANAVDAEVVTDEPAVNVIEDEPQLRAEFRQVDDVIPDIGCRAGGFSLRYSQVPCAV; encoded by the exons ATGTTGTTTGTCGCCTTCAGTGTACCTGCTCTGACACACAGTTCCTTTCCTGTTCGTATTACAGTGTTCGGCTCCTCGCTGGCCCTGCCACAGCTTGTCCTGAACAATGTGGCCCAAACTTTGCAAACAGCCACGGGGAGCAGGCCCGTCTGCGTGACATCGACCGGAGAACGCGGCGTCTGCGTTCGCAGCGAGACCTGTGATCGTGAAGCCGGAATTTCTTTCGGCGCCTGCTCTGACCAAGTCTCAGTGTGCTGCATTC GAACACCGAAACGTACGGTTGTCACCTGTGGTGCTACTGTAGGCGAGGACGACGTCGTATTTCAGAACGCAGAGTACCCCAACGATCGAGTGCAGTTCGGCCAGTGCCAGATTACCATCAAGGCCAAGCCAGAAGTCTGCCAGCTGAGAATCGACTTCCAGGACTTCATTCTTGGGCCGCCCCAAACCTGTGGACCCAAGGCGGGCTACTGTCTCGACGATGCCTTTACCGTTACCTCAGGTGTTGGAGGAGCGTCGATGCCCGTGCTGTGCGGCCACAATGCTGGACAACATA TGTACGTGGACGTTTCCTTGACTGCTCAAGCTCTTCTCGCCATTCAAATGTCGCCGCAGAAGCAGTTCAGCCGCCGCTGGAGCATTCGCATCACACAGATCTCCTGCTGGAGCCCAACTCTTG CGCCCGATGGCTGCCTGCAGTACCATACCAAGGCCTCTGACGTCATTACAAGCTTCAACTTCGTACGTCGTCCTACAGGATTCCACTACTTCGCCAATCTACACTACACCATATGTATCAGGAGGCAACTAGGTTTCTGCTCTGTTGTG TACCGTGAAGACGCCGCCGCCGGCTTCTCCCTGAGCCCAATGTTAGATCGCCAGTGCCGCGATGCTTACCTGCTCGTCCCCACTGGATCCAGTGGCCCTGTTGCGTCTGGCAACGTGGGCGATCGTTTCTGTGGCACCAGGCTGGGCACTATTGCCT CGGACCTCGGGCCCTTCCATGTGTCTTTCATCACCTCGTCCAGGATCGGCTTTCAGGACTGCCCTTGTCGTAGGGACGATGGTGGGCTTTTCGCGCCCGGTCCACAGGCACCGGCGGTAACCGCCATCCCTCTTGGAGCCGACGCCACAGGTCCCGCCGCCCCAGATACCGCAAACGCAGTGGATGCCGAAGTCGTCACTGACGAACCCGCCGTTAACGTCATTGAAGATGAACCTCAGCTCCGTGCTGAATTTAGGCAGGTTGATGACGTTATTCCGGACATTGGATGCAGGGCTGGAGGGTTCAGCCTACGTTACAGCCAGGTGCCATGCGCAGTGTAA